One genomic segment of Panicum virgatum strain AP13 chromosome 2N, P.virgatum_v5, whole genome shotgun sequence includes these proteins:
- the LOC120659040 gene encoding rapid alkalinization factor 23-like — translation MARHAPLLLTIAAVLAVAAASASAYVRAADEEAMIIGADDDVFGLGGVIGGRRRLDEINGTSPDANATSTDANSTATGYISYLALSRDSVPCSQRGASYYNCQPGAEANLYSRGCSAITQCRG, via the coding sequence ATGGCACGGCACGCTCCGCTGCTCCTCACCATCGCGGCCGTgctcgccgtggccgcggcgtcggcgtcggcctaCGTGCGCGCCGCGGACGAGGAGGCGATGATCAtcggcgccgacgacgacgtgTTCGGGCTGGGCGGCGTGatcggcggcaggcggcggctggACGAAATCAACGGGACGAGCCCCGACGCGAACGCGACGAGCACCGACGCCAACTCCACGGCGACGGGGTACATCAGCTACCTCGCGCTGTCCAGGGACAGCGTCCCGTGCTCGCAGCGCGGCGCGTCCTACTACAACTGCCAACCCGGCGCGGAGGCCAACCTCTACAGCCGCGGCTGCTCAGCGATCACGCAGTGCCGCGGCTGA
- the LOC120662143 gene encoding probable histone-arginine methyltransferase CARM1 isoform X1, with translation MASPDLFQNVAFSDVSAAAAPAAEGATAAFGVAAATGGPRLSLVKAGKPEVEPTIEIDLSDAQIYKLGPSEWLCLCGESEAKAGVEEKSFSRAIKVVLRTEAESKAFSLAFQRWKHQVISGKAGEPLENGSIIAMKSKFDTKIEASSAKMYFHYYGQLLHQQNMLQDFVRTGTYYAAVMENRSDFEGRVVVDVGAGSGILSLFAAQAGARHVYAVEASEMAEHAQRLISGNPSLGQRITVINGKVEEVELPEKADILISEPMGTLLVNERMLESYVIARDRFLAPDGKMFPTTGRIHMAPFSDEYLYVEMANKALFWQQHNFFGVDLTPLHGSAFQGYFSQPVVDAFDPRLLISPPTYHTLDFTSMKEEELYEIDIPLSFVASVGTRVHGLACWFDVLFNGSTVQRWLTTAPGSPTTHWYQLRCVLSQPLYVMAGQEITGRLHLVAHSSQSYTIYLTMSAKMWGVGAEQGGILQTSTGKLELKEPYYRLSQPQSYMLQQDQQQQQLPSLQPQGSEQQMQEGLSPGITIDQVDQECGLH, from the exons ATGGCGTCGCCGGACCTGTTCCAGAACGTCGCCTTCTCCgacgtctccgccgccgccgcgccggcggccgaggGGGCCACGGCCGCgttcggcgtcgccgccgccaccggaggCCCGCGCCTCAGCCTCGTGAAGGCTGGGAAGCCCGAGGTGGAGCCCACGATCGAGATCGACCTCTCCGACGCCCAG ATATATAAGCTGGGCCCTAGTGAGTGGCTGTGCTTGTGCGGCGAGTCGGAGGCTAAGGCTGGCGTCGAGGAG AAGTCATTTTCAAGAGCAATTAAGGTTGTTCTTAGGACAGAAGCTGAGAGCAAAGCCTTCTCTTTAGCTTTTCAACGATGGAAACACCAAGTTATTAGTGGAAAAGCTG GTGAACCATTGGAGAATGGATCAATAATTGCTATGAAAAGCAAATTTGATACAAAAATTGAGGCATCATCAGCAAAGATGTATTTCCACTACTACGGTCAGCTCTTACATCAGCAAAATATGTTACAAGATTTTGTGAGGACAG GAACATATTATGCTGCTGTAATGGAAAACCGATCAGACTTTGAGGGCCGAGTTGTGGTTGATGTTGGAGCTGGTAGTGGTATTCTTTCGTTATTTGCTGCCCAG GCTGGTGCCAGACATGTTTACGCAGTTGAGGCATCTGAAATGGCTGAACATGCTCAACGGCTAATCTCTGGGAACCCGTCTCTTGGTCAACGGATCACG GTCATCAATGGCAAGGTTGAGGAAGTAGAACTTCCAGAGAAGGCTGACATACTGATTTCTGAGCCTATGG GAACCCTTTTGGTTAATGAGAGGATGCTGGAATCCTATGTTATAGCTAGGGACAGATTCCTTGCTCCAGATGGTAAAATGTTTCCAACGACAGGAAG GATTCACATGGCTCCCTTTTCTGATGAATACCTTTATGTTGAAATGGCAAACAAG GCTCTCTTTTGGCAGCAGCACAACTTTTTTGGTGTTGATCTTACACCATTACATGGTTCAGCATTCCAGGGGTATTTTTCACAG CCTGTTGTGGATGCATTTGACCCAAGATTATTGATTTCTCCACCAACATATCATACACTTGATTTTACTAGCATGAAG GAAGAGGAGCTTTACGAGATTGATATTCCTCTTAGTTTTGTAGCCTCTGTTGGCACTAGAGTACATGGGTTAGCTTGTTGGTTTGATGTATTGTTCAATGGGAG CACTGTGCAAAGGTGGCTTACCACTGCTCCAGGTTCCCCTACCACTCATTGGTACCAGCTGCGATGTGTGCTTTCACAGCCATTGTATGTCATGGCTGGCCAAGAAATAACTGGTCGTCTTCATCTGGTAGCCCACAGTTCTCAAAGCTACACAATTTACTTGACTATGTCAG CTAAAATGTGGGGTGTGGGTGCGGAGCAAGGCGGTATCCTACAGACATCCACAGGTAAACTTGAACTCAAGGAGCCGTACTACAGGTTGTCTCAGCCACAATCCTACATGTTGCAACaagatcagcagcagcagcaattacCATCTTTGCAGCCACAG GGATCTGAGCAGCAGATGCAGGAAGGGCTTAGCCCAGGCATCACTATAGATCAAGTAGACCAGGAGTGTGGCCTTCACTAG
- the LOC120662143 gene encoding probable histone-arginine methyltransferase CARM1 isoform X2: MASPDLFQNVAFSDVSAAAAPAAEGATAAFGVAAATGGPRLSLVKAGKPEVEPTIEIDLSDAQIYKLGPSEWLCLCGESEAKAGVEESFSRAIKVVLRTEAESKAFSLAFQRWKHQVISGKAGEPLENGSIIAMKSKFDTKIEASSAKMYFHYYGQLLHQQNMLQDFVRTGTYYAAVMENRSDFEGRVVVDVGAGSGILSLFAAQAGARHVYAVEASEMAEHAQRLISGNPSLGQRITVINGKVEEVELPEKADILISEPMGTLLVNERMLESYVIARDRFLAPDGKMFPTTGRIHMAPFSDEYLYVEMANKALFWQQHNFFGVDLTPLHGSAFQGYFSQPVVDAFDPRLLISPPTYHTLDFTSMKEEELYEIDIPLSFVASVGTRVHGLACWFDVLFNGSTVQRWLTTAPGSPTTHWYQLRCVLSQPLYVMAGQEITGRLHLVAHSSQSYTIYLTMSAKMWGVGAEQGGILQTSTGKLELKEPYYRLSQPQSYMLQQDQQQQQLPSLQPQGSEQQMQEGLSPGITIDQVDQECGLH, from the exons ATGGCGTCGCCGGACCTGTTCCAGAACGTCGCCTTCTCCgacgtctccgccgccgccgcgccggcggccgaggGGGCCACGGCCGCgttcggcgtcgccgccgccaccggaggCCCGCGCCTCAGCCTCGTGAAGGCTGGGAAGCCCGAGGTGGAGCCCACGATCGAGATCGACCTCTCCGACGCCCAG ATATATAAGCTGGGCCCTAGTGAGTGGCTGTGCTTGTGCGGCGAGTCGGAGGCTAAGGCTGGCGTCGAGGAG TCATTTTCAAGAGCAATTAAGGTTGTTCTTAGGACAGAAGCTGAGAGCAAAGCCTTCTCTTTAGCTTTTCAACGATGGAAACACCAAGTTATTAGTGGAAAAGCTG GTGAACCATTGGAGAATGGATCAATAATTGCTATGAAAAGCAAATTTGATACAAAAATTGAGGCATCATCAGCAAAGATGTATTTCCACTACTACGGTCAGCTCTTACATCAGCAAAATATGTTACAAGATTTTGTGAGGACAG GAACATATTATGCTGCTGTAATGGAAAACCGATCAGACTTTGAGGGCCGAGTTGTGGTTGATGTTGGAGCTGGTAGTGGTATTCTTTCGTTATTTGCTGCCCAG GCTGGTGCCAGACATGTTTACGCAGTTGAGGCATCTGAAATGGCTGAACATGCTCAACGGCTAATCTCTGGGAACCCGTCTCTTGGTCAACGGATCACG GTCATCAATGGCAAGGTTGAGGAAGTAGAACTTCCAGAGAAGGCTGACATACTGATTTCTGAGCCTATGG GAACCCTTTTGGTTAATGAGAGGATGCTGGAATCCTATGTTATAGCTAGGGACAGATTCCTTGCTCCAGATGGTAAAATGTTTCCAACGACAGGAAG GATTCACATGGCTCCCTTTTCTGATGAATACCTTTATGTTGAAATGGCAAACAAG GCTCTCTTTTGGCAGCAGCACAACTTTTTTGGTGTTGATCTTACACCATTACATGGTTCAGCATTCCAGGGGTATTTTTCACAG CCTGTTGTGGATGCATTTGACCCAAGATTATTGATTTCTCCACCAACATATCATACACTTGATTTTACTAGCATGAAG GAAGAGGAGCTTTACGAGATTGATATTCCTCTTAGTTTTGTAGCCTCTGTTGGCACTAGAGTACATGGGTTAGCTTGTTGGTTTGATGTATTGTTCAATGGGAG CACTGTGCAAAGGTGGCTTACCACTGCTCCAGGTTCCCCTACCACTCATTGGTACCAGCTGCGATGTGTGCTTTCACAGCCATTGTATGTCATGGCTGGCCAAGAAATAACTGGTCGTCTTCATCTGGTAGCCCACAGTTCTCAAAGCTACACAATTTACTTGACTATGTCAG CTAAAATGTGGGGTGTGGGTGCGGAGCAAGGCGGTATCCTACAGACATCCACAGGTAAACTTGAACTCAAGGAGCCGTACTACAGGTTGTCTCAGCCACAATCCTACATGTTGCAACaagatcagcagcagcagcaattacCATCTTTGCAGCCACAG GGATCTGAGCAGCAGATGCAGGAAGGGCTTAGCCCAGGCATCACTATAGATCAAGTAGACCAGGAGTGTGGCCTTCACTAG